The following DNA comes from Maylandia zebra isolate NMK-2024a linkage group LG6, Mzebra_GT3a, whole genome shotgun sequence.
ACAGAGTCTATTTAAAAGCCAAGGACTGTCTTGGAGATAGACTGCAGGAGCttgattttattcattattgTGCTGTTTACTGTCATACTCTAGTGTGGGAGCTCTAACTATCAAGGGAACTGAATTACACTCTGAACTGCAAGATGAAAGTCTTTCTTCTCATGATTTTATACTTGGTCAATTGCTCTGTTGCTGTAAGTACAAAAATGTCTAAACAGTTTTATTTGATATTTATTGTCAATTTTTATCCCTTATCAAAACCCTTTCTgttaatatttaaaacaaatacattatttatgtttttgtagAGGCGCCATCATTCATGCAGCAGTGGGTCTGACAGTAGTGAGGTAAGACATAAATAATGCCATAATTGTTTGTAAAGAACACAgtaatatacatttttttcaatGCTTTTGCAGAGTGGCCAACACCGCTGGATTAGACCTTCATTCAATATCTGTACTCTGTTTCCGATTCTATGTGTGCAACCACCTATTCAGCCATCAACATCAACCACAACACAGACTTCCAGGACCACAATCATGTCTACCACTACAGCCCCGAGGGGAGACAGTAGTTGAATAGCATggatctggaaaaaaaaaagtagcttaTACTACTTTGGTTTGAACTTTCCAGCATAAGCAGCACAAAGCTGCATAATAATAGGGAAATTGATGCTGTGAGAATGATgtctgttttttacattttgttaccTTGAAGCCAGAAATGAACCAAATTTTATTGGCATTCAAAAATATTGCATACTGTTTGcatattttcacatttcagtATTGCAGCATCCTTCAACCTCCCTTTACAATGTTATATATGTTTTGTTGATCCTACTTATTTGaatgttttgtttaatttaaaaaaaacaaaacttataTAACCAGTGAGGTTGTATGTTGCACTGTgatttgaaacatttaaaatttagAGAGGCATTCAGTCAGCAAGGTAATGATGAGTTTTGTTAGAGACTAGGCTTCCAGACATTAGTGGGAGGGATGCTGACGACATGCATGCGTAATATCCAGTCAGCGGGTACACACAACACCAACCCTAGATCAACACAGCTTAAGTGAGGGATGACTGCTGAGCTGTTAATGCATGGCTCTGTGCTTCATGAGTTAAACACATAGTACTgctttatttcttcttcacacACCCTCTTCAGCAATATTTTCACTGATTGCACAGCACTGCTTGCTCCGCtgatttgacaaaaaaaagtaattaagaTTGTCATTAGCATACACCCTTTTAACAAAGCTAGTATGGTCTCTTACTTTCTCTTTGATGTGATGTGTGCATGAATGTGCATTATAAATGTAATCTCCTGTTTTGTGGATGTTTGCCTAATTTGCAAACTTGGTTAATTTTGTAAACCAGCTGGCAACCAACTTTTAAAGTATGCACTGaattatatgtatttttcatAATTGTTGTATTTGATgctttgatgattttttttttcagaataaaTTATAATTTGAAAAGAGAACCTTGTTGTGGGATACTGCACTTTttaatctatctatctattgaTCTATCTATCGATCTATCTACATAGTTAGACAGATACTGCTATTACTAATaacaatttattattattatttggatCCTGTACCCAAATTGCCACTTGTCAGTAATTTTTATGTATGCCGTTTTAGCGTATGATGTTGCAAACAAAATGTTGTGTCAGTTTAAAATGATGGAAAGATATTACTTtatcaaatgtgaaaaaaatgtgtgGTCATAAGTATTATCTGTGTTtcctttattttgttatttgttattgAGTGTTTGATTAAAGAAGGTTGATTCAAGGTGATCTACAAAGGaaatttcttttaaacagaACAACTAAAAGTCAAGCTGGATAGAATTTATACATATTATAATTACTTGCTCTTCaattttctctcacatttcaAATACATTTAGTGCTAAGTTAAGCATTTGAGCTCATCTGcaaattaattttaatatttgaatCAACATATATGTCATTAATGTGtagtttgtcatttttttatgtCTTACATTAACTTATCAAGTGTTCATTTTTATGTCTGTTGCAGCTTCAGTTATTTTTCATGTCTGCTTTTTAAGATTCTTTTTTTGCACATCACACATTCTTGGTTTGACCATACTGCAATTACAACAGCGAGACACTGACACATCAGCCACATCAGCCACACCCGTAGGTGCCCGTAGTAGCAGGAAAACCACAAGGCCTCAACTCTCATGCATTTGTTTAATTATTTCAAGAGACATTACACCATCATAATTGAAGAAAAACATGCCGTTTAGGACACTTATTAGATTTTCTTTGGTTTCCACCTCCCTGCTTCATTCAGCAGACGATTAGGTTGAATTTATCTTTCTTCAgtctgccatgtgattggttgaTCCAGTTTGTGAGCAGTGCATAAGTTGAAGGACCCCTCCATACAGTTTCAATGAATTTACTCCTGAGTGCTCCACGGAGATAGTCCTTAAAGCACCCACTGATCCAGTGGAACTGATTAAAAACCATATCgattttgttctctttttgGAAATGATTATCATAACGCTGCTGTTATGCTTTACCATAGAAGTCTCTGCAGTACCAGTAAGTAGACTAATAGAATATGGTTTAAAATACAATACTtgatataattatataattttatgtttattcatttaataCTGGTTGTCATTTAATTAACATTTGACATTCTATGAACTCTGTGACTCAGTGATAATTTTAccatcttctttctttctttctttctttctttctttctttctttctttctttttcaggtcAATTCAAATGTCCGTCGTCCCCTGCTGTTACAAGGAAGGGAAACAGCAACTCAAGGTGCTCAGCACGTTGTAGCCGCAAACCAGAAACCCGAATCTCCTATGCCAGCCTCTATTTCTCCCAGTGTTCAGCCACAGGCAGGAGGTCTACAGCAGCCTGATCCACAGCCCATTCCTTCACTGCAACAGTACCCCTGGTATCCACAAGGGGGCATGCCCATGCAGCCACTCTTCTATGGACCCCACCAGCTGAcactgccacagcagcctctAGTAGGAGGAGGCGGGGGAGCTAAGAAAACAGAATATTAActcttattttaaattattttctccctttaaaaatgtgtattgCTGCTTTTTTCAGATTTTCCCACCTTATGGATACTTACCGCTGTTCTCCTCACACTATGGGAATCAGCTGGTAAGCTAAGAGACACGCTTGCTGGAGACAGGAAACCCTTTCATAAGAcacagtattatgaaaataaagACATTGGTATTTTGGCTTTTGGAGTAAGGAGTTAATATTGGAGTTGTAACTTGTGGTGTCGGTGCAGAAATTGTTGatatgtgttgttttgttttattttattttctctccatCAGTTCAGCCCATATGGTTACCCAATGATTCTGGAATCGGCTCTCCCACAAACTCCAGCAAATCAGCTTCCCAACAGTCCAGTGTTACCTGCAGAAAATGCTGCAGGAGTTGCAGTTGCTCCTTCAATAGATGCAACTCAGGGAATACAGCagccacagcagcagctgcaacAACAGGTGTCTCTGCATATACATAATGCAGAATaagtcaaaaaaaagaaaaaagagttaCAATTATCTAACCGAATTCTCATCCACAGATTCCCCAGATTGTATACATGCTACAGCAACCAATGGTAAATATATAACACCCTCTGCAGACTTAGATGATTAATGCTatttgcaatttcacaattttctTTCTGAGAACATTTCACTTGACATATGTTGTAATTCCTTACCAGAGCTCACCTCTTGGCAGTCTTAGCTCTGAGGAACTTCAGGTAACACAGccaagatttttttcttcttccagctTGTTCAAACAGTCTGTTTAGTGAACTCAGTGATCCCACTAACACTGCCCCTCCCTTGCCTCTTTACAGTATCTTATCTCTGTTTACTGTTTCAGATGGCTGCTACAATGGGCCAATTGGGGGTGTACATGCCTAATGTGCTTACAAACCAGCCTGCGGGAGCTGTCCAGCCCGAGAGCCAGGCCGCAGGACTCACACACCCAGAACAACAAGGCGTTCAGCCAGCTGTGGGGACCTCAGCTGCTGGAGCTCAACCGATAAAGGCACTGCCGTGCTCTGGATCACATCCAAATGCTAGCGGGTTCTCTGCAGGTTTAGCTGGGTCGGATGCTGCCACTGCCCAAAGAACTGCTGAACCCCAGCTTCAGCCCATGCGGGAAACCCTTGTCTGAGACTGTTGTCACCAGTGGAGATAACCCacaacatacagagaaaacaaaatgcaTTACTGATGGGTACTAACAACTATTCAGTGGAGCTTCTCAAGGATATTACTAACCGTTgctatttaatttcatttattattattttacttaaaaaaataaataaataaaaataaatgtcaaataaaaaaggaaaacaaataagGCTGGGCCTGAACTGTTTTGTCTTTCCATGTTACTGTCTTTCATAACCTtcaattaaatacattttaaaaccatAATGTAAGAGAGTGTGCACAGTATTTATCTAATCATCATCCTGAAGCATATTTATCCCAGATTATAGATTGTCATCACACCTCTGACGTATCCACGCAGGCTCAGATACAATGTGCAGTGAATGTCCCTAAAACTGTTGTAAATTTAAAGTTCTACCCAATTCATTGAAAAAGACATTCAGTTTTACAAGTATACATGATCATTTGTAGGTTTTAACAGGCCTCGAAATACTGCTGTTGGTAAAGCATTTATCCTCTAAACATCATCAGGTATAAAGCATCATATTTTCTATTAGGAAAAACACACAGGAGTAAGTAAGGAAGCACTCTTTTGAATTCCAACTCCTACTCCCGAATAACCCTGTTGCCCTTTTTGAGTTTGAGCTGTTGCAAGGAGGCACCTGATAAGACACATTGCAGAggaatgtgaaatatg
Coding sequences within:
- the LOC101468667 gene encoding uncharacterized protein LOC101468667; this translates as MIIITLLLCFTIEVSAVPVNSNVRRPLLLQGRETATQGAQHVVAANQKPESPMPASISPSVQPQAGGLQQPDPQPIPSLQQYPWYPQGGMPMQPLFYGPHQLTLPQQPLIFPPYGYLPLFSSHYGNQLFSPYGYPMILESALPQTPANQLPNSPVLPAENAAGVAVAPSIDATQGIQQPQQQLQQQIPQIVYMLQQPMSSPLGSLSSEELQMAATMGQLGVYMPNVLTNQPAGAVQPESQAAGLTHPEQQGVQPAVGTSAAGAQPIKALPCSGSHPNASGFSAGLAGSDAATAQRTAEPQLQPMRETLV